In a single window of the Bradyrhizobium erythrophlei genome:
- a CDS encoding metallophosphoesterase family protein, translated as MAAFTLAHLSDPHLPPLPVPRLADLAGKRALGYLNWIRNRRKFHRRDVLDALVSDLQAQGPDHIAITGDLVNLALEAEFAPALKWLESVGAPDRVTVVPGNHDAYVRATRHRFAEAWRNYLAGDEVPDGGVILPSLRRRGPLALISVSSAVPTPPLMATGWLGRPQLDALERMLAGLSSEQAFRVLLVHHPLRSDSRAKRLTDSFELRALLLQHGVELILHGHDHVHSTIWIDGPQGPIPAIGVPSASALAHGRYPAAAYNLFSIERDGAAWRCEQTVCGIDEMMRVRELRRTTLM; from the coding sequence ATGGCGGCATTCACGCTGGCCCATTTGTCCGATCCGCATCTTCCGCCGCTGCCCGTGCCGCGGCTTGCCGATCTCGCCGGCAAGCGCGCGCTCGGCTATCTCAACTGGATCCGCAATCGCCGGAAATTCCATCGCCGCGACGTGCTTGATGCGCTGGTGTCAGACCTGCAGGCGCAAGGCCCGGATCACATCGCGATCACCGGCGATCTCGTCAACCTGGCGCTGGAGGCCGAGTTCGCGCCGGCGCTGAAATGGCTGGAAAGCGTCGGCGCACCGGATCGTGTCACGGTCGTCCCCGGCAATCACGACGCCTATGTGCGCGCCACCCGGCATCGATTTGCGGAAGCCTGGCGAAATTACCTCGCCGGCGACGAGGTGCCCGATGGCGGCGTCATATTGCCTTCTCTGCGCCGGCGCGGCCCGCTGGCGCTGATCAGCGTATCGTCGGCGGTCCCGACGCCACCGCTGATGGCGACGGGATGGCTCGGTCGCCCCCAGCTCGATGCGCTCGAACGCATGCTGGCGGGGCTTTCTTCCGAACAGGCATTTCGCGTGCTGCTGGTCCATCACCCCTTGCGCTCGGATTCGCGCGCCAAGCGGCTGACCGATTCCTTCGAACTGCGCGCGCTCCTGCTGCAACACGGCGTGGAATTGATCCTGCACGGGCACGATCATGTTCATTCGACGATCTGGATCGACGGGCCGCAGGGCCCGATACCTGCGATCGGCGTGCCTTCGGCATCGGCACTCGCGCATGGCCGCTATCCCGCCGCGGCCTACAATCTGTTTTCGATCGAGCGCGATGGCGCGGCATGGCGTTGCGAGCAGACCGTGTGCGGTATCGATGAGATGATGCGGGTGAGGGAATTGCGGCGGACCACGCTGATGTAA
- a CDS encoding NUDIX domain-containing protein: MNLQSLRKLVEPLLRRLFHLYWRFARGMTLGVRAVVLDGDNRVFLVKHSYVSGWHLPGGGVEVGETFGDALRRELAEEGRIEVLGQPALHGLFFNSHASRRDHVAVYLVRHFSQDRLPEPNHEIVACGFFEAGALPAETTAGTRLRISEVLEGKAPITTWS; the protein is encoded by the coding sequence ATGAACCTGCAATCCCTGCGAAAGCTCGTCGAGCCGCTGCTGCGGCGGCTGTTTCACCTCTATTGGCGGTTCGCCCGCGGCATGACGCTCGGGGTCCGCGCTGTGGTGCTGGACGGCGACAACAGGGTATTTTTGGTCAAGCACAGCTATGTCTCCGGCTGGCACCTGCCGGGCGGCGGTGTGGAGGTCGGCGAAACCTTCGGCGATGCGCTGCGGCGCGAACTCGCGGAGGAGGGGCGGATTGAAGTGCTGGGCCAACCGGCCCTGCATGGCCTGTTCTTCAACAGCCACGCTTCCCGCCGGGACCACGTCGCCGTCTATCTGGTCCGGCATTTCAGCCAGGATCGCCTGCCCGAACCCAATCACGAGATCGTCGCCTGCGGCTTCTTCGAGGCTGGCGCGCTGCCGGCCGAGACGACTGCGGGGACCCGTCTGCGGATATCGGAAGTGCTCGAAGGCAAAGCGCCGATCACAACCTGGAGTTAG
- a CDS encoding glycosyltransferase family 2 protein: MIPSSTRVAVLVPCFNEEAAVATVVADFRKALPTAEIFVYDNNSSDRTIAVARAAGAEVRSERRQGKGHVVRRMFADVDADVYVLVDGDATYDAASAPRMIDTLLSDHLDMVVGFRVDQVQAAYRPGHRTGNWMLTSFLSSVFGQAFKDILSGYRVFSRRFVKSFPVLSDGFEIETELTVHALELALPVAEIETPYYARPEGSFSKLNTWRDGFRILATILKLYRSEKPLRFFTAIGIFLTLVSVGLAIPIIVTYLEEGIVPRLPTAVLSMGLMILAVLSVSSGLVLDTVTRGRREMKLLAYLSQAPINRN; the protein is encoded by the coding sequence ATGATACCATCATCGACGCGGGTTGCGGTTCTGGTGCCGTGCTTCAATGAGGAAGCCGCGGTCGCCACCGTCGTGGCCGATTTTCGCAAGGCGCTGCCTACAGCCGAAATCTTCGTCTACGACAATAATTCGTCGGATCGCACCATCGCGGTCGCGCGCGCCGCCGGCGCCGAGGTGCGCAGCGAACGCCGCCAGGGCAAGGGCCATGTAGTCCGGCGCATGTTCGCCGACGTCGACGCCGATGTCTATGTGCTGGTCGACGGCGACGCGACCTATGACGCCGCCAGCGCGCCACGCATGATCGATACGCTGCTGTCGGATCATCTCGACATGGTGGTGGGCTTTCGGGTCGATCAGGTTCAGGCCGCCTATCGGCCAGGCCATCGCACCGGCAACTGGATGCTGACCAGCTTCCTCTCCTCGGTGTTCGGCCAGGCTTTCAAGGATATCCTCTCCGGCTATCGGGTGTTTTCGCGGCGCTTCGTCAAATCGTTTCCGGTGCTGTCCGATGGTTTCGAGATCGAAACCGAACTGACGGTCCATGCGCTTGAACTGGCGCTGCCGGTCGCGGAAATCGAGACACCTTATTACGCCCGACCGGAGGGATCGTTCAGCAAGCTCAACACCTGGCGCGACGGCTTTCGGATCCTTGCCACCATCCTGAAACTCTACCGGTCGGAAAAGCCGTTGCGGTTCTTCACCGCCATCGGAATATTTCTGACGCTGGTGTCGGTCGGCCTCGCGATACCCATCATCGTCACCTACCTTGAGGAAGGCATCGTTCCCCGGCTGCCGACCGCGGTTCTGTCGATGGGCCTGATGATTCTGGCAGTGCTGTCGGTGTCATCGGGACTGGTGCTCGATACCGTGACGCGCGGCCGCCGCGAGATGAAGCTGCTGGCCTATTTGTCGCAGGCCCCGATCAACAGGAACTGA
- a CDS encoding GNAT family N-acetyltransferase, whose protein sequence is MSDLSLTILPETANDALPIERLHERTFGPGRFVLSAYRIREHVDHLLDLSFTARIGTLLVGSVRQLPIMVGDTKALLLGPLTVEPPFRGRGVGRALLDRALKDARAKGHRLVLLVGDEAYYSRVGFKAVPKGRASMPGPVDYSRLLVAELVDGAFSDVSGAIRPDWSVVRSGA, encoded by the coding sequence ATGAGCGACCTTTCTCTGACAATACTGCCCGAAACCGCCAACGACGCGCTGCCAATCGAACGCCTGCACGAGCGCACGTTCGGGCCCGGCCGTTTTGTGCTGAGCGCGTACCGGATTCGCGAACACGTCGATCATCTGCTCGATCTGTCATTCACCGCCCGGATCGGCACGCTGCTGGTAGGCTCGGTACGTCAGTTGCCGATAATGGTCGGCGATACCAAGGCCTTGCTGCTGGGGCCGCTGACGGTCGAGCCGCCGTTTCGCGGCCGCGGCGTCGGCCGCGCGCTGCTCGATCGCGCGCTGAAGGATGCGAGAGCGAAGGGGCATCGCCTCGTGCTGCTGGTCGGCGACGAGGCCTATTACAGCCGCGTCGGCTTCAAGGCGGTTCCGAAGGGCCGCGCGAGCATGCCGGGACCGGTGGATTACAGTCGCCTCTTGGTGGCGGAGCTCGTCGACGGCGCGTTTTCAGACGTCTCGGGGGCGATCCGTCCCGACTGGAGCGTGGTGCGATCGGGAGCATGA
- a CDS encoding nickel/cobalt transporter, which produces MKTNRQTALNCLAIMAVAIVVDGALRSALAQNPFGGPPAAPDAQIGGIVGWLMTKQSEFYREMSATIRAAKADGSAVWTLLAISFAYGIFHAAGPGHGKTVISSYLVANEETARRGIVLSFVSALMQSLIAVLIVGIGAWLLNVTAKTMCGAERAIEIASYTLIAAFGVRLVWSKGGGLIRALQSSYGRSAPTIAPVLAHATAFHHDHGHHSHDHGGHEHHHHDRGPAHATVARDRVSGHEHAEHREHGHVHDEHCGHSHGPEPSQLSGPGGWRRGFSAVLTVGIRPCSGAILVLVFALAQGLFWAGIAATFVMGLGTAITVATIAIIAVSAKGLARRITAGRGGSGALVMHGVEFAAAGMVLLFGVGLLLGYIAAERVTCF; this is translated from the coding sequence ATGAAAACCAACCGACAGACGGCGTTGAACTGCCTGGCGATCATGGCCGTCGCCATTGTCGTCGATGGCGCGCTGCGGAGCGCGCTGGCGCAAAATCCGTTCGGCGGTCCGCCCGCCGCTCCCGACGCGCAAATCGGCGGTATCGTCGGCTGGCTGATGACCAAGCAATCGGAATTCTATCGCGAGATGTCGGCGACCATTCGCGCCGCCAAGGCCGACGGCAGCGCGGTCTGGACGCTGCTGGCGATTTCGTTCGCCTACGGCATATTCCACGCCGCCGGCCCCGGCCACGGCAAGACCGTGATCTCGTCATACCTTGTCGCCAATGAAGAGACCGCGCGACGCGGCATCGTGCTGTCGTTCGTCTCGGCGCTGATGCAGTCGTTGATCGCGGTGCTGATCGTCGGCATCGGCGCCTGGCTGCTCAACGTCACCGCCAAGACCATGTGCGGCGCCGAGCGCGCAATCGAGATCGCCAGCTACACGCTGATCGCCGCGTTCGGTGTCCGGCTGGTCTGGAGCAAGGGCGGCGGCTTGATCCGGGCGCTGCAATCATCTTACGGCAGATCCGCGCCAACGATTGCGCCGGTCCTGGCGCACGCGACTGCATTTCATCATGATCACGGACATCACTCGCACGATCATGGCGGTCACGAACATCATCACCATGACCGCGGCCCTGCGCATGCCACTGTCGCTCGCGACCGTGTGTCCGGACATGAGCATGCGGAGCATCGCGAGCATGGCCATGTGCACGACGAGCATTGCGGACACTCGCATGGTCCCGAGCCCTCGCAACTTTCCGGTCCCGGCGGGTGGCGGCGCGGTTTCAGCGCGGTTCTAACCGTCGGCATCCGGCCGTGTTCGGGCGCCATTCTGGTTCTGGTGTTCGCGCTGGCACAGGGGCTGTTCTGGGCCGGCATCGCCGCCACGTTCGTGATGGGGCTTGGCACCGCGATCACCGTCGCAACCATTGCCATCATTGCGGTCTCCGCAAAGGGGCTGGCGCGACGGATAACCGCCGGCCGCGGGGGCAGCGGTGCGCTGGTGATGCATGGGGTCGAGTTCGCCGCTGCGGGAATGGTGTTGCTGTTTGGCGTGGGACTGCTGCTGGGCTACATCGCCGCCGAGCGCGTGACCTGCTTCTGA
- a CDS encoding DUF1007 family protein — translation MRLLLHLLSASAALALSSGAAQAHPHVWVTAASELIFAADGSITGIRHAWTFDDMFSTYALQGIAAKKKGTYSREELAPLAQTNMDSLKEYGFFTFAKVNGQKQPFQKPADYFLEYRDSTLVLHFTLPFKTPIKTKQLAVEIFDPTYFVDFALQKQNPIRLVGAPAACATTIQRPNDGAAAAQKLGEASFLNGSNSNYGAMFANKINVDCP, via the coding sequence ATGCGTTTGTTGCTTCATCTGCTGTCAGCTTCAGCGGCGCTCGCTTTGAGTTCGGGTGCGGCGCAGGCCCATCCGCACGTCTGGGTCACCGCGGCGAGCGAACTGATTTTCGCTGCCGATGGCTCGATCACCGGGATTCGGCACGCCTGGACGTTCGACGACATGTTTTCGACCTATGCGTTGCAGGGCATCGCGGCCAAAAAGAAGGGGACCTATAGCCGCGAAGAACTAGCCCCGCTGGCACAGACCAATATGGACTCCCTGAAGGAATACGGCTTCTTCACCTTCGCCAAGGTCAATGGCCAAAAACAGCCGTTTCAAAAGCCGGCCGACTACTTTCTCGAATACCGGGATTCAACCCTGGTGCTGCACTTCACGCTCCCGTTCAAGACCCCGATCAAGACCAAACAACTCGCCGTGGAGATCTTCGACCCAACCTACTTCGTCGACTTCGCGCTGCAGAAACAAAATCCGATCCGCCTCGTCGGCGCGCCCGCCGCCTGCGCCACGACGATCCAGCGGCCGAACGACGGAGCCGCCGCCGCCCAGAAACTTGGCGAGGCCTCGTTTCTGAACGGAAGCAACAGTAATTATGGCGCAATGTTCGCCAACAAGATCAATGTCGATTGTCCCTGA